One window of Quercus robur chromosome 12, dhQueRobu3.1, whole genome shotgun sequence genomic DNA carries:
- the LOC126709311 gene encoding G-type lectin S-receptor-like serine/threonine-protein kinase LECRK1 translates to MASLLFFIFLSAIITTEAQGGESIVNLGSSLTPTSKSSWQSQSGFYAFGFYQQANGYAVGVFFAGIPENTVVWTANRDKPPALASVTLNFTSDGRLIMQSAQGEETAIANPPERAASASMLDSGNFVLYNSDKKIIWQSFESPTNTLLQGQRLTAGNELFSSVSESDQSIGIFRLKMQTDGNLVQYPVQTTDTAEYSYWTSWTDGKGSNVSLCLDDDGRLYLLNSTGTTLKNLIQGGYPTKDVVYFMRIDADGIFRLYSHNLDKNGNFSVIWSSSDNKCDPKGLCGLNGFCTMNDQDANCLCLPDFASVIEGNWSSGCERNFTAESCKSKDGSMKYIMKAVPNTVWEDDSFSSLTILTKDDCEAACLKDCNCEAATYRDGVCRKQKLPLRFGRRVLSDVNIAFIKVAISTSTINKIEPLEREKYSRKDIMILGISFGAFGLIMSVISAIAIYKNRVRAYRRLSNSGNVDLSMDVSLRSFTYSDLEKMTNGFKEELGRGSFGTVYKGTIWNGQKIVAVKRLEKVLTEGEREFQTEMKVIGRTHHKNLVRLLGYCHDGENRLLVYEYMSNGSLADILFKPQKKLCWDERIEIARNIAKGILYLHEECESQIIHCDIKPQNILMDEYRCPKISDFGLAKLLKPNQTNTFTGIRGTKGYVAPEWHRNQPVTVKADVYSFGIVLLELICCRKSVDWSFPEEEAILEEWAYSCFEARELDKLVSGMDVDKRQLERIFKVGLWCILDESSLRPSMKKVLLMLEGTVDIPIPPSPTSFLSTV, encoded by the coding sequence ATGGCAAGtctcttgttttttatttttctctcagcAATTATCACTACAGAAGCTCAAGGAGGGGAATCCATTGTAAACCTTGGCTCTTCTTTAACACCTACCTCCAAGTCCTCATGGCAGTCACAATCTGGTTTCTATGCCTTTGGCTTCTACCAACAAGCCAACGGCTATGCTGTTGGAGTATTTTTTGCTGGGATTCCTGAAAATACAGTAGTCTGGACAGCCAACCGAGACAAACCTCCAGCTCTCGCCAGTGTTACATTGAATTTCACTAGTGATGGTAGACTCATCATGCAATCGGCACAAGGCGAAGAGACGGCCATTGCCAATCCTCCTGAACGTGCAGCATCAGCATCAATGCTTGATTCGGGAAACTTTGTTCTCTATAATTCGGATAAGAAGATTATATGGCAAAGTTTTGAATCCCCAACGAATACCCTCTTACAAGGCCAGCGTCTCACAGCTGGAAATGAGTTGTTTTCAAGTGTTTCAGAATCTGATCAATCGATAGGAATATTTCGCCTGAAAATGCAGACAGATGGAAACCTTGTGCAGTACCCAGTGCAAACCACAGATACGGCTGAATATTCTTATTGGACTTCTTGGACAGATGGAAAAGGCAGTAATGTTTCACTATGTCTGGATGATGATGGTCGTCTTTACTTGCTCAATTCTACCGGCACAACCTTAAAAAATCTGATTCAAGGCGGATATCCAACAAAAGATGTAGTGTATTTTATGCGAATTGATGCCGATGGGATCTTCAGGCTATACTCACACAATTTGGATAAGAATGGGAATTTCTCAGTCATATGGTCATCTTCCGATAATAAATGTGACCCTAAGGGCCTGTGTGGTCTAAATGGGTTTTGCACTATGAATGATCAGGATGCTAATTGCTTATGTCTTCCAGATTTTGCAAGTGTTATCGAGGGAAATTGGAGCTCAGGTTGTGAAAGGAATTTCACTGCAGAAAGTTGCAAGAGCAAAGATGGAAGTATGAAATATATCATGAAAGCAGTACCTAATACTGTATGGGAAGATGATTCTTTTTCTTCCCTAACAATATTGACCAAAGACGATTGTGAAGCAGCATGTTTGAAGGATTGTAATTGTGAAGCCGCTACATACAGAGATGGAGTTTGTCGTAAGCAAAAGCTTCCATTGAGATTTGGAAGAAGGGTACTAAGTGATGTAAACATTGCATTCATCAAGGTAGCCATATCTACTTCCACCATAAATAAAATCGAGCCCTTGGAACGTGAAAAATATTCTCGAAAGGACATAATGATTCTGGGCATCTCATTTGGTGCTTTTGGACTCATTATGTCAGTGATTTCTGCAATTGCAATTTATAAAAATCGAGTCCGAGCATATAGAAGGCTCTCTAATAGTGGAAATGTTGATTTAAGCATGGATGTTTCTCTAAGATCATTTACTTATTCTGATCTGGAGAAAATGACTAATGGTTTCAAGGAAGAGCTGGGTAGAGGATCATTTGGGACTGTTTACAAGGGAACAATATGGAATGGTCAGAAGATTGTAGCCGTCAAAAGACTAGAGAAAGTGTTGACTGAGGGGGAGAGAGAGTTTCAAACCGAGATGAAAGTTATTGGAAGAACACACCACAAGAACCTTGTCCGTCTGCTTGGGTATTGTCATGATGGAGAGAATAGGCTTTTGGTATATGAGTACATGAGCAATGGCTCACTTGCGGATATACTCttcaaaccccaaaaaaaactttgttGGGATGAAAGAATAGAAATTGCTCGCAACATAGCAAAGGGAATTCTTTATCTCCATGAAGAGTGCGAGTCACAAATCATTCATTGTGACATAAAGCCTCAAAATATACTCATGGATGAATATAGGTGCCCAAAAATCTCAGATTTTGGATTGGCAAAGCTACTAAAGCCAAACCAAACCAATACCTTTACAGGTATCCGAGGAACAAAAGGGTATGTTGCACCAGAATGGCATCGAAACCAACCAGTGACAGTCAAAGCAGATGTATACAGCTTTGGAATTGTTCTATTGGAGCTTATATGTTGTAGAAAGAGTGTGGATTGGAGTTTTCCTGAAGAAGAAGCTATTCTTGAAGAATGGGCATACTCTTGCTTTGAGGCTCGTGAACTAGATAAACTAGTGAGTGGTATGGATGTTGACAAAAGGCAATTGGAGAGAATATTTAAAGTGGGACTTTGGTGCATTCTTGATGAGTCATCTCTTCGTCCTTCGATGAAAAAGGTTCTGCTAATGCTGGAAGGGACTGTAGATATCCCAATCCCTCCAAGTCCAACTTCTTTTCTTAGTACTGTATAA